One segment of Oreochromis niloticus isolate F11D_XX linkage group LG8, O_niloticus_UMD_NMBU, whole genome shotgun sequence DNA contains the following:
- the LOC100702972 gene encoding C1q-related factor has product MLVLVLVVLIPVLVSSVGTGGIDDSTSHYEMLGTCRMVCDPFPGTGTTGQGVHTGTDTAPTVLQVENEDDLSDHSIGPPLPTYSAHGPQGKPGRPGKPGPPGPPGEPGPPGPKGPPGDAVDIVRTGILGLGGKGAVSTTTYNTTPRVAFYAGLRNPQEGYDILRFDDVVTNIGGNYEGATGKFTCKIPGTYFFTYNVLMRGGDGTSMWADLIKNGLVRASAIAQDQDQSYDYASNSVILHLDAGDEVFIKLDGGKAHGGNSNKYSTFSGFILYAD; this is encoded by the exons ATGCTGGTCCTGGTTCTGGTCGTCCTCATCCCTGTGTTGGTCAGCTCTGTTGGCACAGGTGGTATAGATGACAGCACGAGCCACTACGAGATGCTGGGCACCTGCCGCATGGTTTGTGACCCATTTCCCGGCACGGGCACCACGGGCCAAGGTGTGCACACAGGCACAGATACAGCACCTACAGTTTTACAGGTGGAAAACGAGGACGATCTGAGTGATCACAGCATCGGTCCACCGCTACCTACGTACAGTGCTCACGGCCCGCAAGGGAAACCAGGACGTCCCGGCAAGCCCGGACCCCCGGGTCCACCTGGAGAGCCGGGACCACCAGGACCTAAAGGACCACCCGGAGATGCTGTGGACATTGTACGGACAGGGATTCTAGGTTTAGGGGGTAAAGGGGCAGTTAGTACAACTACATACAATACCACTCCTCGGGTGGCATTTTATGCAGGACTACGAAACCCTCAAGAAGGTTATGATATACTGCGCTTTGATGACGTGGTGACTAACATTGGTGGTAACTATGAAGGCGCAACGGGCAAATTCACCTGTAAGATCCCTGGCACCTACTTTTTCACCTACAATGTGCTGATGAGGGGAGGAGACGGCACTAGCATGTGGGCTGACCTGATCAAAAATGGCCTG GTCAGGGCCAGCGCCATTGCCCAGGACCAGGACCAGAGTTATGACTATGCCAGCAACAGTGTCATACTTCATCTGGATGCAGGTGATGAAGTTTTCATAAAGCTGGATGGGGGAAAGGCTCATGGGGGCAACAGCAACAAGTACAGCACCTTCTCAGGGTTTATTCTCTATGCCGACTGA